From a region of the Fusarium verticillioides 7600 chromosome 9, whole genome shotgun sequence genome:
- a CDS encoding autophagy-like protein 18 — protein MSLLHTIPTSPNPSAICALSPSSENCFIAYPLPKPREDPDARRPAHAPPHSAFVAPTSGEVLVFDTLTLKAVNVIEAHRSPLCCICLNNEGTLLATASETGTIIRVFSVPKGQKLYQFRRGTYPSTIYSMSFNLSSTLLCVSSTSDTVHIFRLGVPPGNNTPAGAPIESPGSQRQDRWSRARSFDDPESPGTSAGDSPKNESSDVVSSGNGAGSSNSAGHTRQSGSFSSMLRRSSQIMGRGVAGVVGSYLPQSVTEMWEPLRDFAYIKIPKSTVPSGTSRALRDAPGGPLRSVVAMSSSSPQVMVVTSDGGFYVYNIDMEHGGEGYLVRQFSVLEGDDKSDASGYGN, from the exons ATGAGCCTCCTGCATACGATCCCGACTTCGCCGAATCCTTCTGCTATATGCGCCCTCTCACCTTCCTCCGAGAATTGTTTCATCGCCTATCCGCTGCCCAAGCCTCGAGAGGATCCTGACGCCCGGCGCCCTGCTCACGCACCTCCTCATTCAGCTTTTGTTGCGCCTACTTCAGGCGAAGTGTTGGTCTTCGATACTCTTACCCTGAAAGCTGTCAACGTCATCGAGGCGCATCGCTCGCCGTTATGCTGCATCTGTCTCAATAATGAGGGTACTCTGCTCGCTACAGCCAGCGAGACAGGCACTATCATTCGCGTCTTTTCGGTACCAAAGGGCCAAAAGCTATATCAATTTCGACGTGGAACCTACCCATCCACTATCTACAGCATGTCATTTAATCTGAGCTCGACGCTATTATGCGTCTCTTCGACTTCAGATACGGTTCATATCTTCCGACTTGGGGTCCCCCCAGGAAACAACACACCGGCTGGGGCTCCCATTGAATCCCCGGGCTCGCAGCGGCAGGATCGTTGGTCTCGAGCAAGGAGCTTCGATGACCCCGAATCCCCAGGCACCAGTGCAGGCGACTCGCCCAAGAACGAATCTTCCGATGTCGTTTCGTCTGGGAATGGCGCAGGCAGCAGCAATAGCGCAGGACATACAAGACAGAGTGGCTCATTCAGTAGTATGCTTCGCCGCTCTTCACAAATAATGGGCCGAGGAGTTGCTGGTGTCGTGGGGTCCTACCTACCTCAATCCGTAACAGAAATGTGGGAACCTCTACGCGATTTCGCTTATATCAAGATACCAAAATCTACAGTTCCTTCGGGGACTTCAAGGGCTCTACGTGATGCTCCAGGAGGTCCCTTACGAAGCGTTGTAGCGATGAGTAGTAGCAGTCCTCAAGTAATGGTTGTCACTAGCGATGGCGGCTTTTACGTTTACAATATTGACATGGAACACGGCGGAGAAGGCTACCTAGTCAGGCAATTCTC TGTCCTGGAGGGTGACGACAAGAGCGACGCGTCAGGTTATGGAAACTAG
- a CDS encoding autophagy-like protein 18 encodes MLFSTSLVALILSPRHLIIQNTKRASVICELTFPSAVLAVRLNRKRLAVVLEDEIYLYDISNMSLLHTIPTSPNPSAICALSPSSENCFIAYPLPKPREDPDARRPAHAPPHSAFVAPTSGEVLVFDTLTLKAVNVIEAHRSPLCCICLNNEGTLLATASETGTIIRVFSVPKGQKLYQFRRGTYPSTIYSMSFNLSSTLLCVSSTSDTVHIFRLGVPPGNNTPAGAPIESPGSQRQDRWSRARSFDDPESPGTSAGDSPKNESSDVVSSGNGAGSSNSAGHTRQSGSFSSMLRRSSQIMGRGVAGVVGSYLPQSVTEMWEPLRDFAYIKIPKSTVPSGTSRALRDAPGGPLRSVVAMSSSSPQVMVVTSDGGFYVYNIDMEHGGEGYLVRQFSVLEGDDKSDASGYGN; translated from the exons ATGCTGTTCTCTACCTCCCTCGTCGCTCTCATTCTttctcctcgccatctcaTAATTCAGAACACTAAG AGAGCATCTGTCATTTGCGAACTTACCTTCCCCTCGGCCGTTCTAGCTGTCCGATTGAACCGAAAGCGCCTGGCGGtcgttcttgaggatgaaATATACCTCTACGATATCAGCAACATGAGCCTCCTGCATACGATCCCGACTTCGCCGAATCCTTCTGCTATATGCGCCCTCTCACCTTCCTCCGAGAATTGTTTCATCGCCTATCCGCTGCCCAAGCCTCGAGAGGATCCTGACGCCCGGCGCCCTGCTCACGCACCTCCTCATTCAGCTTTTGTTGCGCCTACTTCAGGCGAAGTGTTGGTCTTCGATACTCTTACCCTGAAAGCTGTCAACGTCATCGAGGCGCATCGCTCGCCGTTATGCTGCATCTGTCTCAATAATGAGGGTACTCTGCTCGCTACAGCCAGCGAGACAGGCACTATCATTCGCGTCTTTTCGGTACCAAAGGGCCAAAAGCTATATCAATTTCGACGTGGAACCTACCCATCCACTATCTACAGCATGTCATTTAATCTGAGCTCGACGCTATTATGCGTCTCTTCGACTTCAGATACGGTTCATATCTTCCGACTTGGGGTCCCCCCAGGAAACAACACACCGGCTGGGGCTCCCATTGAATCCCCGGGCTCGCAGCGGCAGGATCGTTGGTCTCGAGCAAGGAGCTTCGATGACCCCGAATCCCCAGGCACCAGTGCAGGCGACTCGCCCAAGAACGAATCTTCCGATGTCGTTTCGTCTGGGAATGGCGCAGGCAGCAGCAATAGCGCAGGACATACAAGACAGAGTGGCTCATTCAGTAGTATGCTTCGCCGCTCTTCACAAATAATGGGCCGAGGAGTTGCTGGTGTCGTGGGGTCCTACCTACCTCAATCCGTAACAGAAATGTGGGAACCTCTACGCGATTTCGCTTATATCAAGATACCAAAATCTACAGTTCCTTCGGGGACTTCAAGGGCTCTACGTGATGCTCCAGGAGGTCCCTTACGAAGCGTTGTAGCGATGAGTAGTAGCAGTCCTCAAGTAATGGTTGTCACTAGCGATGGCGGCTTTTACGTTTACAATATTGACATGGAACACGGCGGAGAAGGCTACCTAGTCAGGCAATTCTC TGTCCTGGAGGGTGACGACAAGAGCGACGCGTCAGGTTATGGAAACTAG
- a CDS encoding leucine carboxyl methyltransferase 2: MAKGPPPSAKMTRTQALDDLIMGTNSSSIVSKRSVERLYYPDELHFFRYFVNKFQRRAPLINRGYWLRLRAIDVIVRQFVTSPKPGRKKVVINLGAGSDVLPWQSYHRYGDSCENTLFIDVDYPDLMLKKRAIVLGTPQLHELLGGSPTISEKVTDQILLRSDKYCQIGCDLRELESLRNCFESFLNLNECSVLFVAEVSITYMDTFSADALVRWASSMGQAEFCLLEQILPHGPEHPFASTMLKHFNKLNTPLKSVDEYPTVESQRRRFQERGWSSVDVWDLWEVWNSDLFLDSAERAALDDVEPFDEWEEFVLFSRHYVVLHATAYHKAERGVGQCGQAGICNKYIKAKVTALGSLGAPKRRFGAPLVAYSPEGDKFLINALGMGIKARLDSCDIYSLQQDSMALEISPAGPTARLCHATVDIGHLGTLLIGGRASPSKALNDCWIFKKDSNRWEKTFDLPAPLFRHCAVHLPGSSLALVLGGKTGPSNISPDYYVFHPVKGWLKCLVTGAKPSSTFGTLAVASPSHGSKYGTFQGLVAGGISKYGKINEQAYFWTINVSTDVPHIHFEIATDSHGYVRSLSVFGAQTAAVESSHFVCGGVGQDPSSQGQSMTCISVKEGHLEVFNVDLRSDAKRLPFMVGSATVSSGSELVVLGGGATCFSMGTFWDTGVYKIDLTNTLSEMPHIRPATCSSVSVNYQDSPKLTHPTIIIDWHQPTLKPSIKSIARIKLQSKFDFEQLVENRKPVIIESLDLGGCVDKWSPEYMVQRVGQTKEIVVHECQSSTGKMDFNSKNFRYVTEPFSAFMAKAARGEAVYLRALSEAKPTESPANLQDDFPTLADDFQLPEELSLIKDRMFSSVLRISGRAKMWLHYDVMANVYTQIQGSKRMVLLPPTDVNNLAFAPGASSSSLDVLEALDKQELVSTTNPYEAILNPGDLLYIPAMWLHTASPTTDLSVAVNVFFRDLDSGYSTGRDVYGNRDLAAYEKARQDISRIVKNFDRLPSEIRDFYLKRLADELFHKQH, from the exons ATGGCCAAAGGACCCCCCCCGTCCGCAAAAATGACCAGGACTCAAGCTTTGGACGATCTGATAATGGGA ACAAATAGCAGTAGCATCGTTTCTAAGCGGAGCGTAGAAAGGCTCTACTACCCAGATGAACTGCACTTTTTCCGCTACTTCGTGAACAAGTTCCAACGAAGAGCCCCTCTCATCAACCGTGGTTACTGGCTAAGGCTCAGAGCCATTGATGTGATCGTCCGCCAATTCGTCACCTCGCCGAAGCCTGGGCGTAAGAAGGTAGTTATCAACTTGGGAGCAGGAAG CGATGTTCTTCCGTGGCAATCCTACCATCGCTATGGTGACTCTTGCGAGAACACATTGTTCATCGATGTCGACTACCCGGATCTCATGCTCAAGAAGCGGGCTATTGTTCTCGGAACACCGCAGCTACATGAGTTACTGGGTGGCAGTCCGACCATCAGCGAAAAAGTCACGGATCAGATACTCCTCCGTAGCGACAAGTATTGCCAGATTGGCTGTGATCTCAGGGAACTGGAGTCTCTTCGAAACTGTTTCGAGTcattcttgaacttgaatgAATGTTCTGTGTTGTTTGTTGCCGAAGTATCCATAACTTATATGGACACATTCTCGGCTGATGCTCTGGTTCGATGGGCTAGCTCTATGGGACAAG CCGAGTTCTGTCTTCTGGAGCAGATTCTCCCCCACGGGCCTGAACACCCCTTTGCCAGCACAATGCTGAAGCATTTCAATAAACTCAATACGCCCCTAAAATCGGTTGACGAATACCCAACCGTAGAAAGCCAGCGCCGTCGCTTTCAGGAACGGGGTTGGAGCAGCGTCGATGTCTGGGACCTTTGGGAGGTCTGGAATAGCGATTTGTTTCTTGACTCAGCCGAAAGAGCTGCCCTTGACGACGTCGAACCTTTTGATGAATGGGAGGAGTTTGTCCTGTTCTCAAGACACTATGTCGTGTTGCATGCCACGGCTTATCATAAAGCTGAGAGAGGTGTGGGCCAATGTGGTCAAGCTGGTATTTGCAACAAGTATATCAAAGCAAAGGTGACAGCATTAGGATCGTTGGGCGCTCCCAAACGTCGATTTGGTGCGCCTCTGGTAGCCTACAGTCCAGAGGGAGACAAGTTTCTTATTAACGCTTTGGGGATGGGTATCAAAGCAAGACTCGATTCCTGCGATATCTATTCTCTTCAACAGGACAGTATGGCTCTGGAGATATCACCTGCCGGACCAACTGCAAGACTGTGTCACGCAACCGTCGACATTGGACATCTTGGCACTTTACTTATTGGAGGTCGGGCTTCTCCGTCAAAGGCTCTCAATGACTGTTggatcttcaagaaggactCCAACCGTTGGGAAAAGACCTTCGATCTCCCTGCACCGCTGTTCCGGCACTGCGCTGTTCATTTACCAGGCTCATCTCTGGCacttgttcttggtggcaAGACAGGACCTTCCAATATTTCACCAGATTATTATGTGTTCCACCCTGTCAAAGGGTGGCTCAAATGTTTAGTGACTGGCGCCAAACCCAGCTCTACTTTTGGAACACTTGCCGTTGCTTCACCAAGTCACGGAAGCAAATATGGCACCTTCCAGGGACTGGTGGCAGGAGGAATAAGTAAATATGGTAAAATCAACGAGCAGGCTTATTTCTGGACTATCAACGTCTCGACCGATGTG CCACACATTCACTTTGAAATAGCCACGGACTCTCATGGCTATGTAAGGTCACTTTCAGTCTTTGGTGCCCAAACAGCAGCCGTGGAGTCCTCGCACTTCGTATGCGGTGGCGTGGGACAGGACCCATCTTCACAAGGCCAATCTATGACTTGCATTTCGGTCAAAGAGGGGCATTTGGAAGTATTCAATGTCGACTTGAGAAGTGATGCCAAGCGATTGCCTTTCATGGTTGGCTCTGCGACTGtttcttctggctctgagcttgttgttctggGTGGAGGGGCGACCTGTTTCTCCATGGGAACATTCTGGGATACCGGCGTCTACAAGATCGATCTCACGAATACTCTCTCAGAAATGCCACATATCCGGCCGGCGACTTGTAGCTCAGTCTCAGTCAACTACCAGGATTCGCCTAAACTTACACATCCAACAATTATCATTGATTGGCATCAGCCGACTCTCAAACCCTCGATCAAGTCGATTGCAAGAATCAAGCTACAATCGAAATTTGACTTTGAACAACTGGTCGAGAACAGAAAGCCAGTTATCATTGAAAGCTTAGACCTGGGTGGCTGCGTGGATAAATGGAGCCCCGAATACATGGTCCAGCGCGTAGGTCAGACGAAAGAG ATCGTTGTGCATGAATGTCAAAGTTCAACAGGCAAGATGGACTTCAATTCCAAGAACTTTCGTTATGTTACCGAGCCATTCTCGGCGTTCATGGCCAAGGCCGCTAGAGGTGAAGCGGTGTATTTACGAGCTCTCTCGGAAGCAAAGCCTACTGAGTCCCCAGCCAATCTTCAAGACGACTTCCCAACTCTTGCCGACGACTTTCAGTTGCCAGAAGAACTTAGTTTGATCAAGGATCGGATGTTCAGTTCCGTGCTGAGGATATCCGGCCGAGCAAAGATGTGGCTACACTACGAT GTCATGGCAAACGTCTATACTCAGATCCAAGGATCAAAGCGGATGGTTCTCCTTCCGCCAACGGACGTTAACAATCTGGCATTTGCGCCGGGtgcctcaagctcaagccttGATGTTTTGGAAGCCCTAGACAAGCAGGAGTTGGTGTCGACGACAAATCCGTACGAAGCTATTCTTAACCCGGGTGATCTCCTGTATATCCCAGCGATGTGGCTTCATACTGCTAGCCCTACCACCGATCTCAGCGTTGCGGTCAATGTCTTCTTTCGTGACCTGGACAGCGGTTATTCAACAGGCCGAGATGTGTATGGTAACAGGGATCTGGCAGCGTATGAGAAGGCACGGCAAGACATCAGCCGGATTGTAAAGAACTTTGACCGGCTGCCATCTGAAATCCGGGATTTCTACCTGAAAAGACTCGCGGATGAGCTGTTTCACAAACAGCACTGA
- a CDS encoding glycerol-3-phosphate dehydrogenase, whose protein sequence is MPTFAGVPRGLGRRFWLPGVATTSAAVLIYSYLPRDFTGHTSPAVPPPTFGADGTFKLPRFPRVRTREEQLDQLRGSSRPQVQQYDILVIGGGATGAGVALDATNRGLKVAIVERDDFSSGTSSKSTKLVHGGVRYLEKAVWNLDYNQYLLVKEALKERKYFLQTAPHLSSWLPIMLPLDKWCKAPYYWAGTKFYDFVSGSEGIEGSYFLTRSKALEAFPMLKPTDLVGSLVYYDGAHNDSCMNVSIEMTAALYGATVVNHAGVTRLIKDGDGNLCGAIVKDLVSVKDGQSAKPITVDAKSVINCTGPFTYSVRKMDDPGCKEIVAPGSGVHVVLPGYFSPGKMGLIDPSTSDGRAIFFLPWQGHTIAGTTDSPSTISQNPLPDEKSIEWILSEVSHYLSPEIDVRRGGKWATYRQIAEECVDLAIQEFRLEPQPVTDAPRVSGTDLVDDGAILDGKCQTHKVRLVGAHGFSPTLFIPIIQHFGVETEVAKHSTESYGDRAWTVASLCKLTDKCFPARRERISQLYPFVDGEIRYAIRHEYAQTAVDVLAQRERLAFLNAQTALEALP, encoded by the exons ATGCCGACCTTTGCAGGCGTGCCAAGAGGACTCGGTCGTCGGTTCTGGCTACCAGGCGTTGCCACTACATCTGCAGCTGTTCTCATCTATAGCTACCTTCCCCGTGATTTCACTGGCCATACATCACCCGCAGTTCCGCCTCCAACCTTTGGTGCCGATGGCACTTTCAAGCTTCCTCGGTTTCCTCGCGTCAGAACACGCGAAGAGCAGCTAGACCAACTCCGAGGGAGCTCACGGCCTCAAGTCCAGCAATATGACATACTTgtcattggtggtggtgccaCTGGTGCAGGTGTCGCCCTTGACGCTACTAATCGTGGCCTCAAAGTAGCTATCGTCGAACGTGACGATTTCAGCAGCGGCACGAGCAGCAAAAGTACCAAGCTGGTTCATGGAGGTGTCCGTTATCTCGAGAAAGCCGTCTGGAACTTGGATTATAACCAGTACTTGCTCGTCAAGGAGGCTCTGAAGGAGCGCAAGTACTTCCTACAGACGGCTCCCCATCTGAGTTCCTGGCTCCCCATTATGCTGCCCCTCGATAAGTGGTGCAAAGCTCCCTATTACTGGGCCGGCACTAAGTTCTATGACTTTGTCTCTGGCAGTGAAGGCATTGAGGGGTCTTACTTTCTGACTCGAAGTAAGGCACTTGAGGCCTTCCCTATGCTTAAGCCCACGGATCTTGTCGGTTCTCTCGTGTACTACGACGGTGCACATAACGATTCGTGCATGAATGTTTCTATTGAAATGACCGCTGCCCTCTATGGTGCAACTGTTGTCAATCATGCTGGGGTCACAAGACTTATAAAGGATGGTGACGGAAACCTTTGCGGCGCAATAGTCAAGGACCTTGTTTCCGTAAAGGATGGTCAATCAGCCAAGCCCATCACTGTTGACGCAAAGAGTGTCATCAACTGTACGGGGCCTTTTACTTACTCTGTCCGAAAAATGGACGATCCAGGCTGCAAGGAAATTGTGGCCCCAGGATCTGGAGTTCACGTTGTTCTCCCTGGTTATTTCAGTCCAGGAAAAATGGGATTGATCGATCCGTCAACGTCTGACGGCcgggccatcttcttcctcccatgGCAAGGCCACACTATCGCGGGCACCACCGATTCCCCTTCGACTATCTCACAAAATCCTCTACCCGACGAGAAGTCTATCGAGTGGATCCTGAGCGAAGTCAGCCACTATCTGTCCCCAGAGATAGATGTTCGCAGAG GCGGGAAATGGGCAACCTATAGGCAAATAGCAGAGGAGTGCGTAGACTTGGCCATTCAAGAATTTCGTCTCGAGCCCCAGCCTGTTACAGATGCACCTCGCGTCAGCGGTACCGATCTAGTTGACGATGGGGCAATATTGGATGGCAAATGTCAGACGCACAAGGTTCGTTTAGTTGGTGCTCACGGCTTTAGCCCAACACTATTCATCCCTATTATTCAGCACTTTGGGGTTGAGACTGAGGTCGCCAAACATTCGACCGAATCCTATGGTGATCGTGCCTGGACTGTTGCCTCACTTTGCAAGCTGACTGACAAGTGCTTTCCCGCCCGCCGTGAACGCATCTCTCAGCTCTATCCAtttgttgatggcgagatTCGATATGCTATTCGACACGAGTACGCCCAGACGGCCGTTGATGTTCTCGCTCAACGCGAGCGACTGGCCTTTCTCAATGCGCAGACAGCCCTCGAAGCCCTCCCCTAG